In one Umezawaea sp. Da 62-37 genomic region, the following are encoded:
- a CDS encoding ABC transporter ATP-binding protein gives MARPGDALLVDAAKYDHRWLLLVLNAALATTAGLLLPAALASTVDMALAGRFDSPTVLWLVSMVSVEVVGDAIGVVLAAAITARVTARLRHRVSAHLLELGHPSPFAAGDAVSRVTGDSAIAGGIPVIMIVLAVTVLSSVGAVVALALMDWRLAVVFLLSVPLAMLLVRTHMRLTADDVATYQEVSGELSARLLDAVSGLRTIAASGTAEQESRRVLRPLPTLAAAGVGMWRTQAKMIWRAGLLLPAVELAVLTAAGFGVVAGRLTIGDLLAALGYVALGMGVVGQLPALTTFARTRASATRLAEVLDTPPPRRDAPAAPASTGDLELHNVTVGSALRDVHLRIPAGTFVAVVGRSGAGKSVLAAVIGGLSTPDSGEVRRDGEVGYAFERPALLGATVGDSIRYGADAGKRRVRAACEAAQVHDVVVRLPQGYDTPMADTPLSGGEAQRLGLARAIARDPDLLVLDDATASLDMVTEATVDKAIEAALPGRTKVVVTHRAATARRADLVVWLVDGEVRATGSHEALWLDPAYRAVFTGGDE, from the coding sequence ATGGCCCGACCGGGCGACGCGCTGCTGGTCGACGCGGCGAAGTACGACCACCGCTGGCTGCTGCTCGTGCTGAACGCGGCACTGGCCACGACCGCGGGGCTGCTGCTGCCCGCGGCGCTGGCGAGCACCGTCGACATGGCGCTCGCGGGCCGCTTCGACTCCCCCACCGTGCTGTGGCTGGTGTCGATGGTGTCCGTCGAGGTCGTCGGCGACGCGATCGGCGTGGTGCTGGCCGCGGCGATCACCGCCAGGGTCACGGCCCGGCTGCGCCACCGCGTGTCCGCCCACCTGCTCGAACTGGGCCACCCGTCGCCGTTCGCGGCGGGGGACGCGGTCAGCAGGGTGACCGGCGACTCCGCCATCGCGGGCGGCATCCCGGTGATCATGATCGTGCTGGCCGTGACGGTCCTCAGCTCCGTCGGCGCGGTGGTCGCGCTGGCGCTGATGGACTGGCGGCTGGCCGTGGTGTTCCTGCTCAGCGTGCCGCTGGCGATGCTGCTGGTGCGCACGCACATGCGGCTCACCGCCGACGACGTCGCCACCTACCAGGAGGTGTCGGGCGAGCTGTCCGCCCGGCTGCTCGACGCCGTGTCGGGCCTGCGCACGATCGCCGCGTCCGGCACCGCCGAGCAGGAGTCCCGGCGGGTGCTGCGACCGCTGCCGACGCTCGCCGCGGCGGGCGTCGGGATGTGGCGCACGCAGGCGAAGATGATCTGGCGGGCCGGGCTGCTGCTGCCCGCCGTGGAGCTGGCCGTGCTGACCGCCGCGGGTTTCGGCGTCGTCGCGGGCAGGCTGACCATCGGCGACCTGCTGGCGGCGCTGGGGTACGTGGCGCTCGGCATGGGCGTGGTCGGCCAGCTGCCCGCGCTGACGACGTTCGCCCGCACCCGCGCGAGCGCGACCCGGCTGGCCGAGGTGCTCGACACCCCGCCGCCCCGCCGCGACGCGCCGGCCGCGCCCGCGTCGACGGGTGATCTGGAGCTGCACAACGTGACGGTCGGGAGCGCGCTGCGCGACGTGCACCTGCGGATCCCCGCGGGCACGTTCGTCGCCGTGGTCGGCCGGTCCGGCGCGGGGAAGTCCGTGCTGGCGGCCGTGATCGGCGGACTGTCCACACCGGACAGCGGCGAGGTGCGGCGCGACGGCGAGGTGGGCTACGCGTTCGAACGGCCCGCGCTGCTCGGCGCGACCGTCGGCGACTCGATCCGCTACGGCGCCGACGCGGGGAAGCGGCGGGTGCGCGCGGCGTGCGAGGCCGCGCAGGTCCACGACGTGGTCGTGCGGCTGCCCCAGGGGTACGACACGCCCATGGCCGACACGCCGCTGTCCGGTGGCGAGGCGCAGCGCCTCGGCCTGGCGAGGGCCATCGCGCGCGACCCGGACCTCCTGGTGCTCGACGACGCCACCGCCAGCCTGGACATGGTCACCGAGGCCACCGTGGACAAGGCGATCGAGGCCGCCCTGCCGGGCCGGACCAAGGTCGTCGTCACGCACCGCGCCGCCACCGCCCGCCGCGCCGACCTCGTGGTGTGGCTGGTGGACGGCGAGGTGCGCGCCACCGGCTCGCACGAGGCGCTGTGGCTGGACCCCGCCTACCGGGCCGTGTTCACCGGAGGCGACGAGTGA
- a CDS encoding SapB/AmfS family lanthipeptide has product MGFILDMQELETPEAPSNAMASGHGGGGGSTTASNASLLLPCSHSTVSLILC; this is encoded by the coding sequence ATGGGATTCATCCTCGACATGCAGGAGCTCGAGACCCCCGAGGCCCCGTCCAACGCCATGGCGAGCGGCCACGGCGGCGGCGGTGGCAGCACGACGGCCTCCAACGCGAGCCTGCTGCTCCCCTGCAGCCACTCCACCGTGAGCCTGATCCTCTGCTAG
- the lanKC gene encoding class III lanthionine synthetase LanKC — MDLRYEAYCFADRHFYDVQSQAETSVDDFSRELPELPDGWSQGEKNIWRHLHPKGAVLAKQGWKIHVSATVANAGRVLKTTFDYCVEHRISFKYLRTRSIVLARNSKYAPREASGKLIAIYPADEVELERILVELAPLLDGEDGAYILSDLRFGAGPLHVRYGGFVEQWLEEDGKQVLAIEGPDGELVADQRKPNFWVPEWVELPPFLVPHLAARNGGDPDEFPYNVVRSLHFSNGGGVYLATRKADGAEVVLKEARPHAGLDRENVDAVARLDREFKILTRLDGLAGVPQVYDRFTVWEHHFLAMEYMPGRPLGQWLGMHYPLTHNEVDEERLADYRTRALAVVDKVERTIHALHERGVVFGDLHSLNVLLDEDDGMSLIDFELSSTVEDPRKPTLGATGFQAPPDREGFEIDEYPLAALRLWLFLPLNEVLELAPSRLGAHLDFIQRRFGLSDEYRERISSVLTPRVEVAPAPARTVLDEPEPDWRAVRKDIATAILASATPERADRLFPGDIEQFEVGGACFAYGAAGVLHALHVSGQGRFPEYEQWLQDSVRRDPPKQPGFFTGAHGIAHVLENFGHHDLATDLVTEYAKTLPGTVDHGLGSGLSGVALNLLHFADVRHDDDFLAQSIDIGDRLGRELQFAPPPGPKAKAGLLHGWSGPALLFLRLFEHSGDRSWLDLAGQALDRDLAECMVALDGSTQVRDGGFRTLPYVEVGGAGIAMVLNAYARHAPDAESVTRLPDLLRGAAGEFVIHPGLALGRMGLLATLAQAVRRQPDPVFEQAMRRHLAALAWHAVPYQGGLAFPGIQLRRLSMDLNTGGAGILLALASVLDGDGSVLPFLGAAPTP, encoded by the coding sequence ATGGATCTCCGCTATGAGGCCTACTGCTTCGCGGATCGTCACTTCTACGACGTCCAGAGCCAAGCGGAAACCTCCGTCGACGATTTCTCCCGTGAACTCCCCGAGCTGCCGGACGGCTGGTCGCAGGGTGAGAAGAACATCTGGCGCCACCTGCACCCCAAGGGCGCCGTCCTGGCAAAGCAGGGCTGGAAGATCCACGTGTCGGCGACCGTGGCGAACGCAGGCCGCGTCCTCAAGACCACCTTCGACTACTGCGTCGAGCACCGGATCTCCTTCAAGTACCTGCGCACCCGGTCGATCGTGCTGGCCCGCAACTCGAAGTACGCACCCCGCGAGGCGAGCGGCAAGCTGATCGCGATCTACCCGGCCGACGAGGTCGAGCTGGAGCGGATCCTGGTGGAGCTGGCCCCGCTGCTCGACGGCGAGGACGGCGCGTACATCCTCAGCGACCTCCGCTTCGGCGCCGGTCCGCTCCACGTGCGCTACGGCGGGTTCGTCGAGCAGTGGCTGGAGGAGGACGGCAAGCAGGTCCTGGCGATTGAGGGCCCGGACGGCGAACTCGTGGCCGACCAGCGCAAGCCGAACTTCTGGGTGCCCGAGTGGGTCGAGCTGCCGCCGTTCCTGGTGCCGCACCTGGCCGCCCGCAACGGGGGCGACCCGGACGAGTTCCCCTACAACGTGGTGCGCTCGCTGCACTTCTCCAACGGCGGCGGCGTGTACTTGGCGACCCGCAAGGCCGACGGCGCCGAGGTGGTGCTGAAGGAGGCGAGGCCGCACGCGGGGCTGGATCGCGAGAACGTGGACGCGGTCGCCAGGCTCGACCGCGAGTTCAAGATCCTGACCAGGCTGGACGGGCTCGCCGGTGTGCCGCAGGTCTACGACCGCTTCACCGTGTGGGAGCACCACTTCCTGGCCATGGAGTACATGCCGGGCCGTCCGCTCGGGCAGTGGCTCGGGATGCACTACCCGCTGACGCACAACGAGGTGGACGAGGAGCGGCTCGCCGACTACCGCACGCGGGCCCTCGCCGTGGTGGACAAGGTGGAGCGCACGATCCACGCGCTGCACGAGCGGGGTGTCGTCTTCGGCGACCTGCACTCGCTCAACGTCCTGCTCGACGAGGACGACGGGATGTCGCTGATCGACTTCGAGCTGTCGTCCACCGTGGAGGACCCGCGCAAGCCGACGCTCGGCGCCACCGGTTTCCAGGCCCCGCCCGACCGCGAGGGCTTCGAGATCGACGAGTACCCGCTCGCCGCGCTGCGGCTGTGGCTGTTCCTGCCGCTCAACGAGGTGCTGGAACTGGCGCCGTCGCGGTTGGGGGCGCACCTGGACTTCATCCAGCGCCGGTTCGGGTTGTCCGACGAGTACCGCGAGCGGATCAGCTCGGTGCTCACGCCCCGCGTCGAGGTCGCCCCGGCGCCGGCGCGGACGGTGCTCGACGAGCCGGAGCCCGACTGGCGCGCGGTCCGCAAGGACATCGCGACGGCCATCCTGGCCAGCGCCACCCCCGAACGCGCCGACCGGCTGTTCCCCGGTGACATCGAGCAGTTCGAGGTCGGCGGCGCGTGCTTCGCCTACGGCGCGGCGGGCGTGCTGCACGCCCTGCACGTCAGCGGGCAGGGCAGGTTCCCCGAGTACGAGCAGTGGCTCCAGGACTCCGTGCGGCGCGATCCGCCGAAGCAGCCCGGTTTCTTCACCGGCGCGCACGGCATCGCGCACGTGCTGGAGAACTTCGGCCACCACGACCTGGCGACCGACCTGGTCACCGAGTACGCGAAGACCCTGCCGGGAACGGTCGACCACGGGCTGGGCAGCGGCCTGTCCGGTGTCGCGCTGAACCTGCTGCACTTCGCGGACGTCCGTCACGACGACGACTTCCTGGCCCAGTCGATCGACATCGGGGATCGGCTGGGCCGGGAACTCCAGTTCGCGCCCCCGCCCGGTCCGAAGGCGAAGGCCGGTCTGCTGCACGGCTGGTCAGGGCCCGCGCTGCTGTTCCTGCGGCTGTTCGAGCACAGCGGCGACCGCTCCTGGCTCGACCTGGCCGGGCAGGCGCTGGACCGCGACCTGGCCGAGTGCATGGTCGCGCTCGACGGCTCGACGCAGGTGCGCGACGGCGGCTTCCGCACGCTCCCCTACGTCGAGGTCGGCGGCGCCGGCATCGCCATGGTGCTCAACGCCTACGCCCGGCACGCACCCGACGCGGAGAGCGTCACCCGACTTCCCGACCTGCTGCGCGGCGCGGCGGGCGAGTTCGTGATCCACCCCGGCCTCGCGCTCGGCCGGATGGGTCTGCTCGCGACGCTCGCCCAAGCCGTGCGGCGGCAGCCCGACCCGGTGTTCGAGCAGGCGATGCGACGACACCTGGCCGCGCTCGCGTGGCACGCCGTCCCCTACCAGGGCGGCCTGGCGTTCCCCGGAATCCAGCTGCGCAGGCTGTCGATGGACCTGAACACCGGCGGTGCCGGAATCCTGTTGGCGCTGGCGTCCGTGCTGGACGGAGATGGATCAGTCCTCCCGTTCCTCGGAGCCGCGCCCACCCCCTAG
- a CDS encoding beta-ketoacyl-[acyl-carrier-protein] synthase II, producing the protein MTTNHDVVVTGLGATTPLGGDVASTWDALLAGRSGVSTNDMDWVKHFDLPVRIAAQLAVDPTDVLPRVEARRLDRSEQVAMIAAREAWKDAGHSDDTVDKDRLAVIVGTGIGGAMTLLNQDDLLEQHGLRKVSPLTIPMLMPNGPAAHVGLEFKARAGVHAPVSACASGAEALAWAWRMIRTGEADVVVAGGAEACICAIPVAGFSQARTMSTRNDEPEKASRPFDTARDGFVLGEGAGIMVLERADFAAARGAKVYGRLAGIGTSSDGYHITAPDPEGTGQARAIASALRTAGLDPSDVGHVNCHATSTPVGDVAETVAIRKAIGDHPVLNAPKGALGHLLGAAGAVEAIITLLSIRDSVVPQTLNLDNLDPAVELDVVAGEPRKVKLDAAVNDAFGFGGHNVALAFTPA; encoded by the coding sequence ATGACCACAAATCACGACGTCGTCGTCACCGGGCTGGGTGCCACCACCCCGCTCGGTGGCGATGTCGCCTCCACCTGGGACGCGCTGCTCGCCGGTCGCAGCGGCGTGTCGACCAACGACATGGACTGGGTCAAGCACTTCGACCTGCCGGTGCGGATCGCCGCGCAGCTCGCGGTCGACCCCACCGACGTGCTCCCCAGGGTCGAGGCCCGGCGGCTGGACCGCAGCGAGCAGGTGGCGATGATCGCCGCCCGCGAAGCGTGGAAGGACGCCGGTCACAGCGACGACACCGTCGACAAGGACCGCCTGGCGGTCATCGTCGGCACCGGCATCGGCGGCGCGATGACGCTGCTGAACCAGGACGACCTGCTCGAGCAGCACGGCCTGCGCAAGGTCTCGCCCCTCACCATCCCGATGCTGATGCCCAACGGCCCGGCCGCGCACGTGGGCCTGGAGTTCAAGGCCCGCGCCGGGGTCCACGCCCCGGTGTCGGCCTGCGCGTCGGGCGCCGAGGCGCTCGCGTGGGCGTGGCGGATGATCCGCACCGGTGAGGCCGACGTCGTGGTGGCCGGAGGCGCGGAAGCGTGCATCTGCGCCATCCCGGTGGCCGGTTTCTCGCAGGCGCGCACGATGAGCACCCGCAACGACGAGCCGGAGAAGGCCTCGCGGCCGTTCGACACCGCTCGCGACGGGTTCGTCCTCGGTGAGGGTGCCGGGATCATGGTGCTGGAACGCGCGGACTTCGCCGCCGCGCGCGGCGCCAAGGTCTACGGACGGCTCGCGGGCATCGGCACCAGCTCCGACGGCTACCACATCACGGCCCCCGACCCCGAGGGCACGGGACAGGCCAGGGCCATCGCCTCCGCCCTGCGGACGGCCGGGCTCGACCCAAGCGACGTCGGCCACGTCAACTGCCACGCCACGTCCACCCCGGTGGGCGACGTCGCCGAGACGGTCGCCATCCGCAAGGCGATCGGCGACCACCCGGTGCTGAACGCCCCGAAGGGCGCGCTTGGCCACCTGCTGGGTGCGGCGGGAGCCGTGGAGGCGATCATCACGCTGCTGTCGATCAGGGACAGCGTGGTCCCGCAGACGCTCAACCTGGACAACCTGGATCCGGCGGTGGAGCTGGACGTGGTGGCAGGGGAGCCGCGGAAGGTGAAGCTGGACGCCGCCGTGAACGACGCGTTCGGGTTCGGTGGGCACAACGTCGCATTGGCGTTCACGCCCGCGTAG
- a CDS encoding acyl carrier protein, giving the protein MSNEDIQKGLAEIVEEVAGVAADDVTVEKSFVDDLDIDSLSMVEIAVQAEDKFGVKIPDDELANLKTVGDAVTYIASKA; this is encoded by the coding sequence GTGAGCAACGAGGACATCCAGAAGGGGCTTGCCGAGATCGTCGAAGAGGTCGCCGGTGTCGCAGCTGACGACGTGACGGTCGAGAAGTCCTTTGTGGACGACCTGGACATCGACTCGCTGTCCATGGTGGAGATCGCCGTGCAGGCCGAGGACAAGTTCGGCGTGAAGATCCCGGACGACGAGCTGGCCAACCTCAAGACCGTGGGCGATGCGGTGACCTACATCGCTAGCAAGGCATGA
- a CDS encoding beta-ketoacyl-ACP synthase III, with amino-acid sequence MTSITLPAGPAGTRILGIGSYQPETIVTNHDLAKVMETSDEWIRDRVGIVSRRFAGKDEKLTDMAVEAGAKAIADSGLAPTDVDAVIVATCTMPSPIPNAAAQVAERIGVTAAPAFDVNAACAGFCYALATASDMVRSGSARNVLVIGAEKLTDWVDPTDRSTAIIFADAAGAVVVGPGDEPGIGPVAWGSAGEMADSIAIADRHSSIHQEGQAVFRWATTQIAPVAIRAVELAGLELSDVDVFVPHQANLRIVEAIAKRLRSKGAREDMVIARDIVESGNTSSASIPLALDHMRAAGEISSGDVVLLMGFGAGLSYAGQVVRCP; translated from the coding sequence ATGACCTCCATCACACTCCCGGCGGGCCCCGCCGGGACGCGCATCCTCGGCATCGGGAGCTACCAGCCCGAGACCATCGTCACCAACCACGACCTGGCGAAGGTCATGGAGACCTCGGACGAGTGGATCCGCGACCGCGTCGGCATCGTGAGCCGCCGGTTCGCGGGCAAGGACGAGAAGCTCACCGACATGGCCGTGGAGGCGGGCGCGAAGGCGATCGCCGACTCCGGCCTCGCCCCCACCGACGTCGACGCCGTGATCGTCGCGACCTGCACCATGCCGTCGCCGATCCCGAACGCCGCGGCGCAGGTCGCCGAGCGCATCGGCGTGACCGCCGCGCCCGCGTTCGACGTGAACGCCGCGTGCGCCGGGTTCTGCTACGCGCTGGCGACCGCGTCCGACATGGTCCGCTCGGGCAGCGCCCGCAACGTGCTGGTGATCGGCGCCGAGAAGCTCACCGACTGGGTGGACCCGACGGACCGCTCCACCGCGATCATCTTCGCCGACGCGGCGGGCGCCGTCGTGGTCGGTCCCGGCGACGAGCCGGGCATCGGCCCGGTCGCCTGGGGCAGCGCGGGCGAGATGGCGGACTCCATCGCCATCGCCGATCGCCACTCCTCGATCCACCAGGAGGGCCAGGCCGTCTTCCGCTGGGCGACCACCCAGATCGCCCCCGTGGCGATCCGGGCGGTCGAGCTGGCGGGCCTGGAGCTGTCCGACGTGGACGTGTTCGTGCCGCACCAGGCGAACCTGCGCATCGTGGAGGCCATCGCGAAGCGGTTGCGCAGCAAGGGTGCGCGTGAGGACATGGTCATCGCGCGTGACATCGTGGAGTCCGGCAACACGTCCTCGGCGTCGATCCCGCTGGCGCTCGACCACATGCGGGCGGCAGGCGAGATCTCCAGCGGTGACGTGGTGCTGCTCATGGGCTTCGGAGCGGGCCTGTCCTACGCGGGACAGGTCGTCCGGTGTCCGTGA
- a CDS encoding ACP S-malonyltransferase, giving the protein MIALLAPGQGSQTPGMLGPWLELDGAEQRVAAWSAVTGLDLVRLGTTAEAEEIKDTSITQPLVVALALLAFEELRRRVELPPDTIIGGHSVGELAAAAMAGVLSTDDAVALAAVRGAEMAAACALHPTGMAAVLGGDEAEVLARLAELDLAPANRNGAGQIVAAGSLDAIDALVQSPPGTAKIRKLQVAGAFHTSYMAPAEEALRTRAAGIVTKDPVLPLLSNADGTIVTDGADVLRRLISQVTRPVRWDTCQATMAGHAVHAVVELPPAGALTGLAKRELKGTPTLALKTPEHLDKVAELLATAEAGR; this is encoded by the coding sequence GTGATCGCACTCCTCGCCCCCGGACAGGGTTCGCAGACTCCCGGCATGCTCGGCCCGTGGCTCGAACTCGACGGCGCCGAGCAGCGGGTCGCCGCCTGGTCCGCCGTGACGGGCCTCGACCTGGTGCGCCTCGGCACGACCGCCGAGGCCGAGGAGATCAAGGACACCTCGATCACCCAGCCGCTCGTCGTGGCGCTCGCGCTGCTCGCGTTCGAGGAGTTGCGCCGCCGGGTCGAACTGCCCCCGGACACGATCATCGGCGGGCACTCCGTCGGCGAGCTGGCCGCCGCCGCGATGGCGGGCGTGCTCAGCACCGACGACGCCGTGGCGCTGGCCGCGGTCCGCGGGGCCGAGATGGCCGCCGCGTGCGCGCTGCACCCGACCGGCATGGCCGCCGTGCTCGGCGGCGACGAGGCCGAGGTGCTGGCCCGCCTGGCCGAACTGGACCTCGCGCCCGCCAACCGCAACGGCGCGGGCCAGATCGTCGCGGCGGGATCGCTCGACGCGATCGACGCGCTGGTGCAGTCGCCCCCCGGCACCGCGAAGATCCGCAAGCTGCAGGTCGCGGGCGCGTTCCACACCTCCTACATGGCCCCGGCCGAGGAGGCGCTGCGCACCCGCGCCGCGGGCATCGTCACCAAGGACCCGGTGCTGCCGCTGCTCTCCAACGCCGATGGCACGATCGTCACCGACGGCGCGGACGTGCTGCGCCGGCTGATCTCCCAGGTGACCCGCCCGGTTCGGTGGGACACCTGCCAGGCCACCATGGCCGGGCACGCCGTGCACGCGGTGGTCGAACTGCCCCCCGCGGGCGCGCTGACGGGTCTGGCCAAGCGAGAGTTGAAGGGCACCCCCACCTTGGCTTTGAAGACTCCGGAGCACCTCGACAAGGTCGCCGAGCTCCTGGCCACCGCGGAGGCCGGTCGATGA
- a CDS encoding helix-turn-helix domain-containing protein, with the protein MTSPAGVEGQQAWPELSRSTLRDLERASGDLAASSVSEMERRLPWFRRMPADQRASVLLLIQNGVAGFVSWLDDPRQAIRLTAEAFRSAPKDISRWVSLRQTVELVRIALELFEQQLPGLAADDAERARLTEGVLRYGREIAFSAATSYAAAAEARGAWDARLEALVVDGIVRGDAEESLLSRAAALGWDPAAEATVLVGNPPSDDPPAVVYEVRSRAARSSRPVLLSVQGSRLVVVLGGETDDGDVLGRIAEAFGEGAVVAGPTVASLAEAHRSASDALSGLRAVVGWPTAPRPVRSLDLLPERALAGDPEAEWQLVDRIARPLEEASGSLLETVDTFLEVGGVLETCARKLFVHPNTVRYRLRRVTELTGRNAHDARDALVLRIALSVGRLAKARGLW; encoded by the coding sequence ATGACCAGCCCAGCCGGCGTCGAAGGGCAGCAGGCTTGGCCTGAGCTGTCCCGCTCGACGTTGCGCGACCTCGAACGCGCGTCGGGCGACCTGGCCGCGTCCAGCGTGTCGGAGATGGAGCGCAGGCTGCCGTGGTTCCGGCGGATGCCCGCCGACCAGCGCGCGAGCGTGCTGCTGCTCATCCAGAACGGGGTCGCCGGGTTCGTGTCCTGGCTGGACGACCCCCGCCAGGCGATCCGGCTGACCGCCGAGGCGTTCCGCTCGGCGCCCAAGGACATCTCCCGCTGGGTGAGCCTGCGGCAGACCGTGGAACTGGTGCGGATCGCGCTGGAGCTGTTCGAGCAGCAGCTGCCGGGGCTCGCCGCCGACGACGCGGAACGGGCGCGGCTCACCGAGGGCGTGCTGAGGTACGGGCGCGAGATCGCCTTCTCCGCGGCCACGTCGTACGCGGCCGCCGCCGAGGCGCGCGGCGCGTGGGACGCCCGGCTGGAGGCCCTCGTCGTCGACGGGATCGTGCGCGGGGACGCCGAGGAGTCGCTGCTGTCCCGCGCGGCCGCGCTCGGCTGGGACCCGGCGGCGGAGGCGACCGTGCTGGTGGGCAACCCGCCGTCGGACGACCCGCCCGCGGTCGTCTACGAGGTGCGCAGCCGGGCCGCCCGCAGCTCCCGTCCGGTGCTGCTGAGCGTGCAGGGGTCGCGGCTGGTGGTGGTGCTGGGCGGCGAGACCGACGACGGCGACGTGCTGGGCAGGATCGCCGAGGCGTTCGGCGAGGGCGCGGTGGTCGCCGGGCCGACCGTGGCGAGCCTCGCGGAGGCGCACCGCAGCGCCAGCGACGCGCTGTCCGGGCTGCGCGCGGTCGTCGGCTGGCCCACCGCGCCCAGGCCCGTGCGGTCGCTCGACCTGCTGCCGGAACGGGCGCTCGCGGGCGACCCGGAGGCCGAGTGGCAGCTCGTCGACCGGATCGCCAGGCCGCTCGAGGAGGCCAGCGGGTCGCTGCTGGAGACCGTGGACACGTTCCTCGAGGTCGGCGGGGTGCTGGAGACGTGCGCGCGGAAGCTGTTCGTGCACCCGAACACCGTGCGCTACCGCCTGCGCCGGGTCACCGAGCTGACGGGCCGCAACGCGCACGACGCGCGGGACGCCCTCGTGCTGCGCATCGCGCTGTCGGTGGGGCGGCTGGCGAAGGCGCGCGGTCTGTGGTGA
- a CDS encoding alpha/beta hydrolase, which translates to MPPDPLAEFHDQTPAWTPCEGGLECASVVVPLDYADPGLDRISLAISRRKATGQPRLGVLVANPGGPGGSGLRMPAYLSKTAAAKSYDLIGFDPRGVGDSTALTCRVKPEIATVDSRPPDSEFPKWTAEAHAVEDACQASGGGIRRFVNTESTARDLDVIREVLGEQRINYLGYSYGTYLGAVYGTLFPDRLDRSVLDSSVHPEWLWRQQAKGQAIATRRNVEQWADWAALHDGDLRLGRSGAEVMALVEKASARLAVDPVGGHTRTEFDAAVGVGARYRPLWTELGRIVGGLTTGTDPKAAVEQSARFAAAAAGELQSGVFDTVTCEADWPRDLETYYEDMRVFRDRYPYGLGVLRAAPTACTFRSFTPPGPMVQLKRDGYPVGLVVQAEGDSQTQYEGGPAMASRLGDNLITVLDEGKHGLYASGNACVDAAVDHYLVDGVLPASSSTCPGDPRPDPSRPSERSVESFLDTAGLPGRSTG; encoded by the coding sequence GTGCCCCCCGATCCGCTGGCGGAGTTCCACGACCAGACACCGGCCTGGACGCCGTGCGAGGGCGGCCTGGAATGCGCCTCGGTCGTCGTGCCGCTGGACTACGCGGATCCCGGACTGGACCGCATCTCGTTGGCGATCAGCCGCCGGAAGGCGACGGGGCAGCCGCGCCTCGGTGTGCTGGTCGCCAATCCCGGCGGCCCCGGCGGGTCCGGTCTGCGGATGCCCGCCTACCTCTCCAAGACCGCGGCGGCCAAGTCCTACGACCTGATCGGGTTCGATCCGCGGGGCGTCGGCGACTCGACCGCGCTCACCTGCCGGGTGAAGCCGGAGATCGCGACCGTGGACTCGCGGCCGCCGGACTCGGAGTTCCCGAAGTGGACAGCGGAGGCGCACGCCGTCGAGGACGCCTGCCAGGCGTCGGGGGGCGGCATCCGGAGGTTCGTCAACACCGAGAGCACCGCGCGGGACCTGGACGTGATCCGGGAGGTGCTCGGCGAGCAGCGGATCAACTACCTCGGCTACTCCTACGGCACCTACCTCGGCGCCGTCTACGGCACGCTCTTCCCCGACCGCCTCGACCGCAGCGTCCTGGACTCCTCGGTGCACCCGGAATGGCTGTGGCGCCAGCAGGCCAAGGGGCAGGCGATCGCCACCCGGCGCAACGTCGAGCAGTGGGCGGACTGGGCGGCGCTGCACGACGGCGACCTCCGGCTCGGCCGTTCCGGCGCCGAGGTGATGGCCCTGGTCGAGAAGGCGTCGGCCAGGCTGGCCGTCGACCCGGTCGGCGGGCACACCAGGACCGAGTTCGACGCCGCCGTGGGCGTCGGCGCCCGCTACCGTCCGCTGTGGACGGAGCTCGGGCGCATCGTCGGCGGGTTGACCACCGGCACCGACCCGAAGGCCGCGGTCGAGCAGAGCGCGAGGTTCGCCGCCGCGGCCGCGGGCGAACTCCAGTCGGGCGTCTTCGACACCGTCACCTGCGAGGCCGACTGGCCGCGCGACCTGGAGACCTACTACGAGGACATGCGGGTGTTCCGCGACCGCTACCCCTACGGCCTCGGCGTCCTGCGCGCCGCGCCGACCGCGTGCACGTTCCGGTCGTTCACGCCGCCGGGTCCGATGGTCCAGCTCAAGCGCGACGGCTACCCGGTCGGCCTGGTCGTGCAGGCCGAGGGAGACTCGCAGACGCAGTACGAGGGCGGCCCGGCGATGGCGAGTCGGTTGGGCGACAACCTGATCACCGTGCTGGACGAGGGCAAGCACGGCCTCTACGCCAGTGGGAACGCGTGCGTGGACGCGGCCGTGGACCACTACCTCGTCGACGGCGTGCTCCCGGCGAGTTCGTCGACCTGCCCCGGCGACCCCCGGCCGGACCCGTCGCGGCCGTCCGAGCGCTCGGTCGAGTCCTTCCTGGACACCGCGGGACTCCCCGGCCGATCGACCGGTTGA